The Glycine soja cultivar W05 chromosome 9, ASM419377v2, whole genome shotgun sequence sequence GGGAAAGATACGACCTGGTGAACAggcttgaaattaaaaaaatcgaaaaagtcAAACATATTTATGTTAAGGAAGTTTTGGTTTCCTCAAAGGAGTCAGAATTCTAACGCATGCTTTTACTCCTTTTGCCCCCATTTTTATTATTGCCTTTAGTGCATCCAAGTCTTCCTCCTCTCCTCTTAGTACTAGtaccaacaaaataaataaattaaaaccacTCTCTCATGCACCATTTTttcatcatcaattttttttattctttctcaaatataaatatagtacCCCCAATAATAATAACTGATTCAAGAAAATTGAATACTACAAAGACCAAACCCCAATAATAAAAGTGGTCATTCACATCCTTTAACAAAACCCCCCAACCAATTAACTTTCCCAATATATTatttgaccttttttttttctctctctctctgtttgtTTGTGTGTctccattcatttttttttttttctctgccaTGGAAGATGATGAGGCATGCATCACGAGTCTGAGCCTTGGACTTGGAATAATGGGAGGGCATGCTCAAAAGAAGGAGAATGAGCAGAAAGTTCATTGCTTGGACCTATCCTTTGAGCTTTGTCcaaaagggaaagaagaagtagaagaagccattgacgtggatcaacaacaacaacaacatgctAATAAGGCAAAAGGGTTGTTGTGTTTGAAGCACCCTAATGATGAAACAAGCCCTGATAGCAACAATAGCAATAACGGTAGCAGAAAGAAACTGAAGCTCACAAAGGAGCAATCAGCCACCCTTGAAGATATTTTCAAGCTGCATAGCACTCTTAACCCCGTATTGATTTTTCTTTACCCTTCATTCCTCACAATTTTGTTAGAAATCTGGatgctaatttttaattttatggaaTAATTAAACTGATGCACGTTGAATTGTGATAGAATATGTATTTGACtgctattattatattattagtatcagttttgtgttgtgttttttttttaattagaaatctAAGGGTTTGTAATTGTAATCCACAAGGCAATTAATTAAagggaaaatatttatttgtgggTTGGTTTTGGTTTCACATGCAGGCACAGAAACAGGCACTTGCTGAGCAATTGAATTTAAAGCATAGACAGGTTGAAGTTTGGTTTCAGAACAGAAGAGCAAGGTATGGTGTGTGAATGTGATATATGGttggttaaattaattaattaatttcatcctTTCACGAGTGTTTCAGTTTCTGGGGGTGTAATTAGTTTTGGTTTTACCttaaatttttctcttctttgtcaAGTTTACACCTTTGATTATCCTGGTTCCATTCCTATCTCAATTCACCATGAAAAAAGGagcttctttttgtcattttttaaatctttttgtgTTGACTTGGCTATGCTAATAATTAAACTATGTATTACATCGACTTTTCAGGACCAAGCTGAAGCAAACAGAGGTGGATTGCGAGTTCCTGAAGAAATGTTGTGAGAAACTAACAGATGAAAATCAAAGGCTGAAGAAGGAGTTGCAAGAGCTGCGTGCACAAAAGATTGGACCAACACCATTATACATTCAACTCTCCAAGGCCACAACCTTGACCATTTGTTCATCTTGTGAGAAACTGTTGAAGCCAAATGAAGGGAACAACAAAGGAGCCATTTCCAATGTGATCCGAAACAGTAGCAACAAATTGAAGAACAGCATAGAGTTAGGGGGTATCTAGAAACTATGAGGAACTCATAATTTGGTGAAGGATATTGGAATGTCAGAATGCAATTAGTATGAAACATGGATAGTTTAGTAAAAAGAAAAGTACACACCACCAGTCCCCACATCGAATAATTTGTATAGCCGTGTAGGACTGCGTGTGGTATATTATAGGCTAGAATCTAGATAGTTAAGTTAACTTGGTGTCTCTTTCTAGTTTCTATTCATTCAAatacaaattaatcaaaattaagaaataaccCACCCCATTTGCTTGGTTTTGTTtggcttaaattttaaatgaagatgTGCTGATGTGTACGGACAAAAATATGAGGATTTGAATCATTGAATTAGGATGAGACAAATATGATGATGATTCACTACTTATTGTACACTactagattttttttcctcctttctTTTTAACTAGATTTTTTTCCCTCCGAAAGAGATTAGTTTTATTAATGAAAAGCtaaatgcaacaaaaaaaatgtctagatataaaaaataaaataaagactaaacaaataaagattaatttaaataagGATGAGACTCATATCTCACATTGATGTGAAGTTAAATTTCATTATCGAtgagataaaattttatttatacatgatctataagtattttttatacatatttattgagtttttggatatatcttgaatttatcacataaatttttttatatccatGAGAGAATgaaaacttaaataatttttttctttgaataatgttttgtggatttttatatttggaaaaagaaataaattaacaaagaaTTAATGTGATATGTGATATAACATGATTAAGATAAAGAGATAAGACATAAATGAGAGACATTAAATGggtatttaatttgaaatgttgaaatatttatgtatcggtattatttttgtttagtttattttggacataaaaatattaattctttgaaacaacttaaaaataattattttctaagaaAATGTGTCAGCAAATGTTTTTAGAGGAAAAAGtgtaaatgttttatgaatttaatcaGAATGTTTtgacaatataatttatatattgttatttattcataaattgtATGTATGAtaagattaatatttttataatgattattttaaaacttttatttaaactaatttttatttaattggtaTTTAATTTACGACATGAAAATTAAGCTTTGATTTTGTTTTCCATGACGTGAAAGATGGGATTGGCGTTCAAATTCTTAATTATATGACCCATGCCACTAGCAAATTCAATATTGCATTCCTAATGTAAACTGTAAAGAACTTCCCCTCCAGGAAAACACGTTGATAAGGAACAAGGCATGAGTCCGAGTCCAATTTATATGGaaacacttattttttaaatatctctTTCTTAATATCTGTAGTACGGAAATCTTCTCCAATACCTGgttgattaatttataatgtCACATTCACATATCTAATGTAACTTACCATACACTTCTCTTCATCgtcattataattataattataattactatATGAATTTTGAACTAAACagtagtaataattaataaatcttaTGCGTTTAGAAAACGTCTTTAGTAAGCcgaaatgataattaaaaaggagaaagaaagaaagagttaTGTTAGATAgatgatattaattattagtataatCTCTCAATAATCCTAATCTACTACTAATCCCTACTACTATATCTTTGAATATTAGTTCTAACTAGTCAATTGTCTCGAGACTCAAGATTTCCATGTGAACCAATAAGgaacaattttgattttatctCTGTCTCTTTCTTCGtgttctttaattaataatttagtcAATGGACCAAACCAACAACACGAGGGGTCACAAATCATAATAGGGCATCGCCCATTCGGGAAATATGCAAAGTATTGATAAGTCACAAGAGTAAGACACAATCTCCTACCATCTTCCTAGAAAGTGTTATGAAGACCTTATAATCTAGAAATCACTACGAACCGGGAAAGTGCGTTCGTATATAATGACATTATACCCCACACGTCATGCAAAATAATAATGGAAACgatgattttaaattttcccACAATATGTTCTTATTAatccttttatttcttatataaagaAGATAGTattaaatctatttattttttatttagttatctTTTCTAAAATATCATAAGAAAACTATAACATTACTCTAATATATATGGAAAAACTGGTAGCGTGTTTCTCGTAGTTGCACAAAAATATGGATTTAGAATGTACCTCCACCCAATACCCTAGTCCAATGCTGGAATCACGTAGGATAAAGAATAATGGGTGCATCATGGATGTTTTTGTCCGATCTCCGTTTCCCTAGCAATAAAATTAAGTGCACATttgtattaattaaaagtttgcaAACTCAGTTAGCAAAAACAACTAAAAGTCTTCCTTCTACAAAATTGGATTTCAAGATAAAGTATTAGtgtataaacttatttttttagggtGATTAAACATGTCATATATAAAATTGAGTTTActctctaaaataatttttgaatggTTAACCAAAGATGCATTAAGTACCAATAATTAGTTGATTCAAGTAATattaaactcaatttttttaattaatgttttggaTCTAAGACTTATcgataaaaaaacatgattgaaaaaaaaaattattaaaagtaatTAGCCAGATTCTTCGACAAGattaatcaaatatttcataccaaaatatggttaaaaaaaatactctaagCTCATCAcgttattgtcatttaatttccacttattgtCACGTTATTCGAACGCTTTCTATTTATAACTATAACATGTTTATTAAGAAGTATATATATGTACGTTATACCAAAATTTCTTCCTATTAATATACTTTGACAATTTATATGAACATGCGTTGAAGTGATGAAACCATCAACCTGTTGGTGCCATATTCGCTACTATATTTGGGATGGTTTTGAACCTATGACCTACAAGCATGAAAGGACTCCCTTTACCGCTAAGCTATtgtaatttaattgtttattaattacaGTTCATGTGTATTTATAACTTCTGAAGGATAAATCATTTATGCACAAACTGTTTAAAATTGTGTGTCTCTTAAGTTATGCTGAACAtgcaatattatgttaaatactggtatgcattggatttaatcctttaaagtttattacatgttgaatgaatatacgtataatgttattttgaattggtatacatataatttttatgattcaatattgagcatatttgcattattaagtatgtttatgcaaaaattatttttgaatgttaagtgattaatataattttattaaattagagaatagccacaacatctttaattgagtaaaattatatgctaaatttataatcacattagaaatattaatcgtgattaatcatatgtaatgtgatgaaatctacccacatgaattttgttatatttgtatgattaattaggataaaatattaaattatatttcttaatttacccacatgaattaaggaaaagaacatgatttaatagttttatcataaagttgcatgatgaatctaattgagtaggactttagcccacaagcaagttttgtgtcactagattcatatattgagacatgatttgcattggcaaaacatgacatttgtttagtctcaaattttcttaatgagcatgtgtgtttgtttgtagtttcacaatctatgaatatttcttgtgaccttcccattttgaaaggtgataattataaggtttggaaggaaagagttctccttcatttgggctggatggatattgactatgctataaggaaggATGAGCCACCGGCTATTACTGAAACTAGCGAACCTGATGTTGTCGACCTTTATGAAAAGTGGGAGAGATCTAATCGTTTCTCCGTTATGTTCATAAAAACCAACATATCCGCTAGTATTCGGGGTTCAGTTGACCAGCATGATAAGGTCAGAGATCTATTGAAAGTCATTGATGAACAATTTACGACCTCTGAGAAGTCGCTTGCTAGCACACTCATTATGCAATTCTCTTCCATTAAGCTTACTGGAACGAGGGGTGTGCGTGAACATATCATGCGCTTAAGGGACATAGTGGCTCAGTTCAAAACCTTGGAAGTTACCATGTCTGAATCCTTCCTGgtacatttcattttgtgcacCCTACCTCAACAGTATACACCCTTCAAAatctcctacaacacacataaggataaatggtctattaatgaattgatgaccatgtgtgttcaagaagatgagagattgataatggaagagggtgagaaggtaaatttgactacttctacttctggaaaggataggaagaagtatgtaggcaccaataaaggaaggattccgactcaaccaacaattaaaaaggagtcaaagtgtttcttctgtaaaaagaaaggacacatgaagaaggactgccccaaatttaaaagttggtttgagaagaaagggtatggaaagcctaaggaagccagtgggaagtgagcagtGCATCTACTCAGGGAGTAGAATGAGCTCGCATGTAGAGGCCATTGGAACGTGCGTCTTAGttttaagtagtggctttaaattacatttggagaaagttttttatgttcctagtttctgtaaaaacttaatttctgtttctaaacttgcacctttgggattttattttaattttatagactttggttttaatttactaaataaatctgaaaatattggttgtggtcaattggttgatggtctatattcaattgaattgaaaaaCGACGCTACTTCTATGCACATTTCTGTTGGGTTAAAACGATGTATTGTGAATGAAGAATCCTCTATATTGTGGCAtcggagattaggacatatctctattgagagaatcaagcgattagtaaatgaaggagtacttagtactttggatttcgctgattttgagacttgtgtagattgcattaagggtaagcaaactaacaagtctaaaaagggtgcaaagaggagttctaatttattagaaatcatacatacagacatatgttgtccagacatggatgcaaatagtccgaaatacttcataacctttatagatgattattcacgatatatgtatctctacttacttcattctaagaatgaagctttagatgcctttaaagtttttaaggtagaagttgagaaacaatgtggaaaacaaattaagattgcgagatcagatagaggtgggaagtactatggtagatacacagaggatggacaagcaccaggttcatttgcgaaatttcttcaagaacatgggattgttgcccaatacactatgcctggttctccggatcagaatggtgtggcagaacgaagaaatcgaaccttattagacatggtgagaagcatgaggagtaatgtaaagcttcctcaattattgtggattgatgctcttaagacggctgcgtatatattaaaccgagttccaaccaaggctgtctcaaagacaccttttgagttattcaagggttggaaaccaagtttgcgacatatacgcgtttggggatgcccgtctgaagtaagaatttataatccacaagagaagaaactagaccctaagactattactgggtatttcattggatatgctgaaaggtctaaagggtataggttctattgtccatcccacaacactaggattgtggaatcaaggaatgcaaagtttcttgaaaatgacttgatcagtgggagtgatcaatttcaGAACATTTATTCTGAAAGGGATCACTATGAAGCTGAACCTTCTGGGACAAGTAATAGGTTGGTAGTCATTCCCACCCCTCAAGTTAAAATGGGTGTTAGACAACCAGTGATTGAAGTTCCACAAGCTGTTGAAAGTGATCATGTAGATCAAGTTGTTTGTGAGgaacaacatgatgatattgaacaaactggtgaagaaccagttgaacaagttcctcagcaagatgaccaaacaacattaagaagatctactagaataaaaaagacagcaattcctagtgattatgtagTGTACCTACAAGAATCAGACTACAACATTGGAGCCGAAAATGATCCTAAGACGTTTTCACAAGCCATGAGttctaaggaatcaaatttgtggtataatgctatgagggatgagatggattctatgGCATCTAACCAAGTTTGGGATCTCGTTGAGTTGCCTGTTGGTGTAAAAGCCATCGGATGTAGATGagtcttcaaaacaaagaaagactcagaaggcaacattgagagacataaggcaagacttgttgctaaaggattcactcaaagagaaggaatcAATTACAGAGAGACCTTTTCccctgtatctaagaaagactctcttcgagtaattttggcattagtagctcattttgatcttgagctgcatcaaatggatgtgaaaatgacgttcctgaatggtgatctagaagaagaggtttacatgaaacaacctgagggattcttatctagtgttggtgagcacttagtctgcaagcttaataagtccatctatggattgaaacaagcttcccgccaatggtatttaaaatttcatgaggtcatttcttcatttagctttgaagagaatgtcatggatcactgtatataccagaaggtcagtgggagtaagatttgtttccttgtattatacgtagatgatattctgcttgcgactaatgataagggtatgctatatgaggtgaaacaatttctctcaaataactttgatatgaagaatatgggagaggcatcttatgtcataggcataaagatccatagagaaagatctcgaggcattttaggcttgtctcaagaaacctatatcaacaaagttttagagagatttaatatgaaagattgttcaccaagtgtagctctcattgtgaagggtgacaaaCTTGCCTTGAGTCAATgccccaaaaatgatttttgagcgggaacacatgaaaaatattccatatgcttcagcaGTTGGAAGCCTTATGTATGCTCAGGTTTGCACTAGACCTAATATTGCATTCGCTGTTGGAGTCttgggaagatatcaaagtaatccaggtattgaccactggaaagctgcaaagaaagtgatgagatatcttcaaggaacaaaggattacatgctcatgtacagacaaattgattgtctggaagtgattggctactccgactcagactttgctggttgcgttgattcacgaagatcaacatgttatatttttatgttagccagtggagctgtatcttggagaagtgccaaacaaaccttgactgctacttccactatggaggctgagttcgtttcttgttttgaggttacctcgcatggtgtatggttgaagagtttcatATCTGGCCTTAGAGTTATGGACTTTATTTCTAGGCCATTAAAGTTGTATTGTGACAACTTTGTTGCGGTGTTTATggctaaaaataacaaaagtggaagtcgaagtaagcacatcgacattaagtacttagccataagagaacgtgttaaagaaaagaaagtggtcattgaacacGTCAACACTGAGTTAATGATTGCagatcctttaactaaaggcatgccaccaaagaattttaaggatcatgtagtacgaatgggacttggttccatgatgtaatttcattgtacgtacatttgttattttcaatgaaactcttattcagttagatattttctcatattgttttgtgcacatatttatttatttcgagaaaaatcattcgatttagatatagaataaacatatggtttattcattaagttgagagctagtgttgagagacttgatatattgtggtacatggaagatactactcatcatcagaggacctatcgccatgactcatatattatgtttcttgttaCGGTTGATGTTGGGTtaaatggaccaagtgggagaagGTTGGAAGCGCACGTTCACTTCCacgttcttttaattaattaattttattatttttgaaaaaattagttattttgaatctggtccattttccATCTACATTCAACCCATATCTTTGCAATATATTTGCAATcaccttcagtaacaaatcacgtacCCATCATTTATCTCACGTACTGATAACTTCATATCTCACGTCTGATAACTTCCTATCTCACGTTCTGATAACAAGTTGAGAGCTCTgtgatggacagactctataaataggatggggtgctttcagttttgtatcaccaaacccacttctctattcagaaaaatacaccatctattcagagtgagtaagggtctggaagaacaaaactgtCTTTCAAGTTCGTGTGTGTGCCGCTTCCCGTTCAATTTGCAATGACTGGAGGTATGCtcgtaataattttaatttccgttgtttgatctaaatatgtcattttaattgatttacaTGTTTAgatcaatatatgtatatttttacatatatcatatgaattcattcaaattttaaaaaccaattAAGTCATGAAAATGActgtttttgttatgttattattcATTAGTTATTATTGGTTTAACAGGTTAACTAAATATTAAAGAGGAACTGAATAAGTCACTAATGAGAGATGCTCTACTTTAGGTCTTGTTAACCTCCTTAGAACACTTTAAAGAATCAATAGTACGAAGATTTTATTAGAAATGACATTGGGAGATACTAGTACTATATTAGACGAAATTATGATATATAAGATgcattaataacatttttaaaaatgtttttacttatacattaaaaaaatttaaaattacttccAATTTTTTAACTAGTACCCTTGAGGAACTTAATCAgcacctttttatttttgacctTTCTTTCTCCTTAAATGCAATTGTTAATTAAAGATTTGACCATCCGTAAGTAGTATACAAATAGTAAAGTAGTCCACATCTTTTacacacaaatatatatttatattgatctGTTTATTGTTTCTCCTTTTAGCGTGTATCCACCTTTAATTTATGGACAAATAAAACACTGCCAGATTGCAAATCTCGATGTGTGAGAAATAGCTTATTGAAGAAGATCGAagtttcctctaaaaaaaaaagaagcttattGAAGAAGCAAGCAATCCAAGGTAAATAAAAGGCTATTCTACGAGAGAAATCATTAGGTTAgagcaattttttttgttatttattatttaatattttagtcaTGACGTGttttaattatatctttattttaatagtATGAGTAGCTAGGATGATACACATTGAATGATATAACACTTTGATATAACCTAATAAAAGGTTTAATTGCTTTACTAAAATAGAGGTTGTAATTATTGTGTAACATTTTCTGATAATATAATGTGAGTCACGCATTTTGTTacgataaaataaataaataagcaataatgtttaattgatttattaggGTCTAGGGATTCCTTGGGGTGAAAGgctaagaaaaatttaaaaaaaacattgtttcctcctttaagtaaaaattgaaaaataaaaatatataaagtctAACAAGAAGAATGACTTATTATACCCACGGatacttttataaatataaataataaacaagTTGTTATTACCTAGGATGATCCATTTGTTCACATGTTTGAAAGATTTTTTGCaaagtttttttaagaaacacaTTTAACACCCCTTGTGTTTCATTGTGCAGCtacaacaatttttatttaatggcAAATTAATCATTTCAACCgttgaataaattaatattattattttttatcatgcatatatcaatttttacgtactaaaatgtatttttcatctgtgtaaaattgataaa is a genomic window containing:
- the LOC114367501 gene encoding homeobox-leucine zipper protein HAT22-like, with amino-acid sequence MEDDEACITSLSLGLGIMGGHAQKKENEQKVHCLDLSFELCPKGKEEVEEAIDVDQQQQQHANKAKGLLCLKHPNDETSPDSNNSNNGSRKKLKLTKEQSATLEDIFKLHSTLNPAQKQALAEQLNLKHRQVEVWFQNRRARTKLKQTEVDCEFLKKCCEKLTDENQRLKKELQELRAQKIGPTPLYIQLSKATTLTICSSCEKLLKPNEGNNKGAISNVIRNSSNKLKNSIELGGI